Within Wyeomyia smithii strain HCP4-BCI-WySm-NY-G18 chromosome 2, ASM2978416v1, whole genome shotgun sequence, the genomic segment tcgtggaatcccggatcatttacgcgtgcagcagatccccaaaattttttccaataaatatcgaaacatcaactgcgacaatatgtactacactgacggatcacttcttgatgggtccactggcttcggtatcttcaataacaatttaaccgtctcccataagctcggtaatcctgcttctgtttacgtcgcagaactagctgcaattcagtacaccctagggattatcgaaaaaatgcccacggaccattatttcatctttacggacagtctcagttccattgaggctctccgatcggtgaaagatgttaagcactctccgtatttcctggggaaaatacgggaacatctgagtgctttatccgaaaaatctactcagattaccttagcgtgggtcccttctcactgctcgataccgggtaatgagaaagcggactttttggctaaggtgggcgcaacaaacggtgatatttatgaaagaccaattgcctttaatgaatttttcgcatttgtacgtcagaatacgatcatcagttggcaaaattcttggaccaagggggaactgggaaggtggttacattccataatccccaaggtatcgacgaacccgtggttcaaggggttggatgtaggtcgggatttcatttgcgtgatgtcccggcttatgtccaatcactatagatttgacgcgcatctccgtcgtgttgggctcggggagagtggtatctgtgcctgtggtgaaggttatcacgacatagagcacgttgtttggtcatgccctgtacaccgtgacgccaggtctagattaatagcttccctgcaggccgaaggtaggcagccggctgttcctgttcgtgatgtcttggcgagccgtaacctatcctacatgtcccttatatacgttttcctgaaatccatccacgccccagtttagtcctatccccttccgcctacatccaaccaaacgacaagaacacgttaagaccccggatccggaaacatcaactagacccgcacgatgctctcaggccccgagggagacaacccaatatgccagtccgtaatatcttggcccagcagcggaacatgttcaatatgctgcttacctatggcgatggaaaaccatcaaacaactattcagtgcttttcatgcaaaacattctagcttaagttagatttagtttcagctcgtagtcggcagcgaggataaaaaatttgcttttagttattaagatactttagaaagtaagctaccagatataattggcgccgttaaacattgaattgtatttgtgccgtgtcaaataaactatagatgaggaaaaaaatcacgtttcaaAGATTTTATTAATGCATGAACCTTCGAACGGTTTTTCACATTACTTGTAATACCCACAATTTGGAAATTTTCTGGATTGCAAATGTATTTTTTGCGAGCTAGTCATTTCCATACTTGGCTAAGAAGTACTTTATGAAATTGTCATTTTGTGACACATTTAAGGACGTTCGCTTCTATTTAGTCATTCTGAAAAAGAAACAATAAACACATAGAAGAAATTAGTATTATTACTGAGGAACAATAGTGTTGGATACAAGCAGAATAAAGATAGTACAGCACTCTGAGTCGCGCAACAGTTTATCACGCCACACGTTGTTGCGTGTTACATATTGATATTTGATAGGATATTTGTTTCAAATAACATtctgtcgtctgtgctagggaaAGCACAGATATCTGCGGTTTATCGTTTTACACCTCTATAGCGAGACTTTCATAGATATTGATTCCTTAAGTTAAtactaaatatcatttttcccCCTCAAAATGTACTCCCATTCTACACATACTTGGTAGTCCCAGTTTACATAAAATTTCTTATAATCATGGCACAACTATCGATATAACGGCAGTTTAGGTATCTCACACTTTGTCTTCGACGGCATTTTAATCAGATTTGTAATTTTCAGTCATGATTAATGTATTAGTCCAATTAGTCCAATTCAAAATATCGGTTTTTCTCCTGTTTGACCTGCAAGAACGCGAaaatgtttctcaaaaaatcaagttttagtGGCGAACGAATGCAAATTAAAATCGGTAACAGGTAAAAAATATAGTCAAATGGTCCTAGCTTTAAGATGCTTCTTTTCTTGGaaataaattttatgaaatttccTATCACAAGCGCACTgaagtattgaaatttttcTACTCTCAACGTCTACCAGATCTTTATTGTCATTAAAAAATCCTGGACGttaacattttgttttaaaCTTCTTTGAAAACCAGTGAATATTCTAGAATGATTATTTCATTGCATTAAAATGTAAacgttgaaaaaataaaatgaataatcaCGCTTCAAGGCCCCTGAACACTCCGGTCCCTGCGCGTCTCGTCCTTCTCTTAATGACCCCGTGATTTTGGAACGATCCCTAACCAGCGTTTGTTTACGGCAGCAAAGCTAAACGTTACACTCAACAGTAAATAATTTTTGAAGAGCCGCTCTCAACGAAAATTTAATCAATGGTAGCCCGTTGCCAGATTGGAATGCGTAATTTGCATGTGAAGCATATAACGAAACCGGTACAGATATAAGCATCCACAAATATATCCCTTTGTTTCGTGAAACTTGCATAATCATCGCTTATCGGCACGAATTATCTCACCGGCAATAGGAAGCGGGCACAATTCTGCTGTCTAATTAAATTTTCAATACCCCTAACCGCAGCAGCAATCCAATATTTCACAAACAATAATTTTGGTACATCTTCAAATTGCTTTGGCACTAGCATTGTTATACCTGTGTTCGGGGAAAACCGCAAGTTTCCTCGGGAATAAATAGGGCACTGCGAACATCCCGTAACGCCGCAGTAACGACTGTACGAGATAGCGTCTCTCGATGGCACAACAAACCAAAGGACTAGCCAGCTCTTTTCGGTTTTTGCTTAGTGAAAAACTCGGAAAGATAATTCCAAAATTCGTTCCGCAGGGAATCGTTGTTTCGAGTACACTGATGgaaaaatcattgataattCGAAATGGTTGTTGAATCGTTTAGTTCTATTCTAGCTGAGATGAAATggatgtgattgaaaaaaaaaaccttccaacGAGGActgattttattttcttataAACGAGTATTGCAACTGTCAGTGCAGATTTCTAGACAGGTTCATCCTGAAAACTGAAACTGCGGATCCCAGCGGATACAAATCGGTATCGATGCTAAGTTGCGCTGCGATCCGGTGGCGTAGCTTGGAACTGTGTTATTATTGTGTTTAATTAATATTCAAACTGTAACAATCTGTGATCCTAGCGACGCACCCACTGAAGCGAGTGTGTTTCACACTAACCCTCAAGATCGAATACTGGAATGGGAAACGAAACGGATAATGATGAGTCCGAAAGGGGTGCACCTGGAAACAGAAGTAGCAGCAGTTTGCCACACTTCCCTCCGTTCGAAACCGTCTGTCCTATCAACAGTAAGGTGGTAAAGTGGAAAAACTCTCGGTGTTTTCCGGTTCACTCTAGCGGTGAATGAAAATATAGATAGAAAGTtgataaaatttaattaaaatttccaTCCAAATGCCGCTGAGGGAAAGCAAAAGAACTAGATATAGGTAGGTAGGAACATCGTAATTTACCGGGAAATATGCCTCCGGATATACGGAGAAGTACACCTAGCCGGAGAATGCTCTCTGGTATCGGGGCTGGAACCAGTCAATTTACTGTCAAATACGTTTGCAACGATTTAACGAGAGATATTTCTGTACCGCTTTGCGGTGTGAACAAAGACAGTTGTCTAACGTTGTCTAGCAAGGGAATACTGTTAAGGCAGAAATTGTTGGTTGGTTTTTTCGAACAAGGAAACTGGTTTCTTATGTATATTTCATTCAACAGGGATCGGTTCGTTATGCAAACGGATCCAACTATGAATTATGTTCtgccagaaaaaaatcaatttttaaatgtaagtttttttactgttcacaaaaaatattatgGTAAAAATTGATAATTCAAGACTTTTAAGGAAGGATAATTTTCGATTACATAtataattatacattatttataaaaaaaatcgtgaatACTAAGCTTGAAAAATCATATCGCCTAATACAGTTTGTTGATGACTTATTCGCTGATTGAAAACTTGCGTcactaattagcgaattagcgattcaGTGAAAGGGTGCCCACTACGGCCAGAACGATATATTCTTCAAGCAATAACAACGATGCAACACGAGCGGAAAATAATGTTTCACTTCAAGCGCTCAGTTTCATTCTATTTTGCATACAATTTAAAACTTTCGGTGGATACATAAAGCAGCAACAAACTATCGTGaacaaagaaagaaaaaaagccGAGAACGACATCAGATAAATCATTCGAACTTGCTTGTAATCACTCGAACGCTGCGGCTCGTGAGGCTAATTACCTCGTAAGATGCGACATACACACTAACCGTGTTTATTTTCAGTGACACAAATTTTAAGCGCGGACACGTGTAGCGCTAGAAATCCTGACCCGATCAGTACCGCTAACGCCGCACCGCAATCGTATTTCTTGTTGATACCAATTGTGACAGCTGTCTTCGTTTGTAAAATGCGCGTGTTTATTTAATTAGCCATAGGTGATCTCGAAAAACAGGATATTAATACCGTCATACGTTTGTTGGAGGATAAAAAAACGGTACGGAATAGAATTCAACCTCATGTTGATTATGTCTCAATCTAATgtataaaacaaacaaatgcataaaaaatattatttctcgTAAGTAGTACAAAAACAATACGAAAATATCCCGCTTTCCCCTCCGAGATTTATTTTGTCGGTGAAGGTCGAATGTGTGAAACTAAATGCTGCGCGTGTTTGCTGACTGACAgcggaattttgtttgttctagACAATCAGGGTGGTATTTTAATTTAAGCCCAGATCAGCACACGTCATAGAGTTTGATCGACTGGAGCTATTTGCCAATAGCTAGCTAATTAATCTTGTGAAGCATTTCGGTTGTTTAAAGCAGCTGGAATGTAGCCGTCAGTACGAAATTACTTGCTCACTACCTCGCTGTAAGCGTTGGCGATGCAACAGAAATaacaaatgcaaaaacgtttgtAAATGACAACTAGGCAGCAAGCTGCCATCAAGTGTTTGATTAGAAGCTCGATAGAACGGTCAAACACTTTTGTGGAATACTGCAAAGCCGAGTATCGTATCActtaaaaataattcaaatttcTGTCCATGCATATGTTCACACAATgattcctgcaaaaaaaaattaaatttacaggtaatttttgagcttttctttaattttcatatatatgttaaaaagtttttttcatatgtAATTATTCCGCATTTTCTGTACCTAGTATACCTTACCAAATACACTATgatgccccgggcccccacatttttgaggcccccacaaaacgagaaaaagttcttttctctatcaaaaatgagattcaatcaaaagttcaatttacagtaagaaaacagaccatttcaatctgaaactttccttcagtgttatacatccataagagttcaccttcgattctcttggaatgacacacattaacacaccatttgaatcgaaccagcgcgcatgggagatcaagcaggaaagaaaataatccacaagtttttttaatgtattgctgttgattccgaaaataagtttacctgtccgaatcagggatactagatttgcgttgcaaaacgcagattttcagagtccgtgtgcagattttattgacctgcagaagtgtgtagttttttcctagtttctgtagattattgccagcgtagccttatatttgcgcagtctttctcaaattgtgtgcaaatttttgcttgcggatcgcatttttttcaaattgcggtaggttttattttttgcgatatcaagaaaaaaattccggatttcgagcagttgcatacatttatttatttgagcctaatgatctcgaacgcaactggagaaaggtctttatcgaaaatgaaactgattgaaaataggttgcgtacgactatgaagaatgaaaggctgtcaaacttagcattgttaagttgagagtacaatattctgaagtagctgaatgttgattattcaatcaataagttctttgcaaaaaaaaaactcgtaagaaaaaattctagcaaatttttggtaacttttcaataacaaataaatgtttttaactcgtacgataaaaaaacgggttgGTTTTATTCttgggcccccactgtaaactgggccccgggcccccacaatcgtaaatccggctctgatgaTGTCATCGAAAATCATTAGACATTAGTAACATTTGTGCTGATTCACGCTCGTCACATATAAGCTTTAACTAACGTTGGTTCGATTCGCAGAAGCATGCATACGCTCCTCTTTTCATTTAGCAGTGGACTGTTGTACTAATCGAACGTGAATCGTAAAATGGACCGTTGGACAGGTAAGGTAGCCGTCGTTACCGGGGCAAGCTCCGGAATCGGTTCGGCGACGGTGAAAGAACTCATCAAAGCTGGAATGGTTGTTGTCGGGTTAGCCCGCCGTGTGGAACGTGTGGAAGCACTGCGATCCGATCTGCCGGCGCACAGCCGGGAACGTTTGCACGCGGTGAAATGTGATATCTCTAAGGAGGAGGACATCCTCAACACCTTCCGTTGGATTGAGGGAAAACTAGGAGGAGTGGACGTTTTGATCAACAATGCCGGAGTTGCCCTTGGAGACTTTAACTTGATCGATCCCGGCAACACCGAGACGATCCGAAAAACGCTGGACACGAACGTCGTTGGGTTGGTAATATGCAGCCGCGAAGCGTTTCAGTCGAtgaaaaaacgatcatttgACGGTCACATTGTTCACATCAACAGCGTTGCCGGCCATGTTGTACCGCCCCTTCCGCGGTACAACATTTACTCCGCTAGTAAGTTTGCGGTAACGGCTATTACGGAAACGATGCGGCAAGAGTTTCGGGCTGAAGGCACCAAGGTTAAGGTTACGGTAAGGGTTGAGATATTTATCGCATGACATTCATCACGTATTGCTTGATGTAATTTTAGAGTATAAGTCCCGGTGCTATTGACACTGAGATGCTAAATCCAGAGTTCAAGGCTGCTGGGATACCCACCTTGGAGGCGAAGGATATAGCAGAGGCAATATTGTACGTTCTGAGTACACCACCGCGAGTACAAGTGCACGAGTTAACTATCAAACCTGTCGGAGAAGGTTTCTAAGTGTACATGGTTGATATGATGAATCGTTTGGATTATGCACAACTTggtcaaaaaacaataaaataatacaTTATTAAATTTGCGTTCCattccattttttttgtttatccaGCTTTTTGTCGATCGCTTTCGATTTATCTTATTCAAACCATTACTCAAACTCGTTGATATTTTACAATCTATTCTCTAGCATAGACCGGAAATGAAAAGTAATAATACTGAATGCCTGAACCTCTGCTTTAACTAACACGCAAATGTTTTTACGTAATATTACTAGATATTCAAAAGCATTGACAATTGcaattcatgtttttgttttaagCAACAAAGCGAATGATTTGTACCACAGGATACAACTTTTGATGTCAACATGCACAAATGAATGTAATTTTTATTGCCAAATCCATGTCGACTTTCTTTCATTCGAGTCTTCACATTGCAAACCATATAATTTGATGTTAGTTGAGTTGCAAAAACATATATTACTGATGACGCTTTCCGTACAAGTTCGCATTTCAATCCAGACCGATAATTTTCGCTTTTTTTCTGAAGATGTCGCCTATTGATACACgttattcataaaaaaaaaaccacgaatgcatttacaaaaattgaagattgaatttaatttgttttagaCGTATATGCGAGCTCACAATTTTACACTTTCTCCTTCGTACTAATTTTGCCAATGTGAATTGTAATTTTAGGTTAGATGAATATTCTAGAATTAGTTTTAATTagcaatattttataataaaccgAGTAAATCTACTCACGGTTAATctaaacaaaattttcaatactTTTCGATAACTATAATTAAATTGTATATATGCTTCAAACAACGTCTACCAGCACTAGTTCCACTTGTTCGATCTTTCAATTCTGTGTCGTCACTAATAATGACGTTTCTTCACTATCGCATTATCCATTGTTATTCGAATTGCGCCCCTGTCTATTATTGTAGAATCTATGACGCCGAGAGGTGCTCGACGTCATAGATTCTACAAATATCCCAACGTAGTTTTAACACAATTCTGATATTGTTCAAAACTAATTTGATTTTATAATTTCTAATGAGATTCTTCAATGATTCTAAGACGACTGTATAAATATTCTCTAACGATTATTGATAATTATTGGATTTGTTTAACTTTGATAAAATGATTTCTTATTGattccaaattatttcaaaacaatGCTGATATAATTAGGAAAAGTTCTTATAGtgatttcaaaattcaaaaagaaCTAAAgtattttttaacaaataaaatttaaaaaagtttaaaaataaatccaaaaagATTATTTGAAAATCAGACAAAAATGATTCTGAattgattgtaaaatttttaatacatCATTCAAAAAATTGTTCCAAAATAATTCTAGCAAATCTCtataaaatcattttgaattacTATtaattagaattaaaaaaaatcattctgaaACAAATTTTGAACTGAATAAATCTTGATACTTTTTTCAATTACCCGCCTTTCTTACCCACACCAAAAAGCTCTTTTTAAGCCCCCTGATAGTGGACGCAATTAATCTCAGCTcgactgcaaaacaaaattcaaaacttaaactAGAAACAAATAGGCTgagatttgaaaattttgagaatgAATATTACAGAGTGAAGTTATATTAAGCTAGTACTAAATTGGATTCCCAGTGGAGCTTGGCTTCTTTTACGAAATCCTTCAATACAAATTATGCAAGCTATATTGTTATACATATACACTGTTTGGAACTTAAACAAttctaaaacaattaaaaaatgtttctaaaatggttctgaaaaaatattgttcctaTAATGATAAAAAAGTTTCCTTGTCGATTTGAAATTATGCAAATGCTTCTGATGTATTACTaaaggaaaaaagtttttttactcaAATCAATTCCTaatacactgaattctgtttttacgtgattttattttacacgatttttttacgcgaatcgctcgaaattacgcgattttttttacgcaattttcttgaaattacgcgatatgtgacatgggaaatattATTAATGAGCCAAGATGTAATATATatacataaatatatatatatatatatatatatatatatatatatatatatatatatatatatatatatatatatatatatatatatatatatttatatatatatatacatacacccGTATACACACATACTTACCACACAgcgaaagattttgtaacgaccgaatctttttttacacgatttgctCAAAACTACGCGTTTTTTTTGCGCGCACGCATCAATCACGTAAAAATAGAATCCAGtgtagattgttttttttttttgtatttattttctATTATCATTAAATTAGCTTTAAAATGGTCTTTTGTTATTAAATCAATTTAATCAATTGGTACTAAAACTGTTTGCAAAAACcatttaaaatgattttaaaaattatttttaaatggtCATTAAATGATTTTAATTATGCGTCATTTTTACGTGGACTTAGGATTTCGGAATTACCGCGTTTTttaatgcagattttcaaaaaaagtcgtttttacgcggcatgcttccaatggtttttcattttcaaatcgtttatATAGAGTTTTCGATGAGTTTACTCAATCCAATCAGTGAATATCCACTGATTTGATCCaacctttttatattttttctttatcttCAGCACGATTCACAAGAGAAAATAACACTACTgttgattctttttcgaaagtatagtaaagaaatgaataaaaatctTTAGCAATTGAAGTTGGTTTCGACGCGGACTTCGGGATTTAAGcggccggggtgagattgtgccaaacaAACCCATTTTCAACAGCctgcccggacgaacacataagaTTCGCATGGATTCCTTAGGATTCTTTCAATTGGAATCGTGAAGCGTCCTCGATGagaattcctgaaaaaagaatcctccaGAATGCCCAGTCTATAGGGCTAGGATtcctgaatgagaatcgtgtaatgaaAATCCCTCAGATTTCTTAGGATTCtccacattggaatcgtgaatcgtccttgataaggaatcctgaaaaggaatcctcaagactgccctgtctatgaggttaggattcttgaatgagaatcgtgtaatggGAATCTTtcggattccctaggattcctcacattgaaaTCGTGAAGCATCCTTGATGAAGACTTCTGGAAaaggaatcctcaggaatgccctgtctatggggCAAGGATTTTTGAAGGAGAATCGTGTTAGGAGAATTCTTAGGATACGAAACCTTTCActtcaaccgttatgtgctcgacggggtTTATGGGTACCCCAAATTAAAGTACTTGTAActtctgcaattttcattcgataCTTGATGCTTGTGTGATACTTGTAGCAccatatttgaacagaatcttacaattaatggttcaaagttcttaaaattacttccacaggccATTTGTTAGCTGAGGTCGTTTTCCGGTCTGGGGGCATCATTCCGGTCCCGAATATaccaatattggatggtatttgaccttcttctatttaattgtttttatggTCACTAGAAGCGCCAGTGGAATCAATTCCGGAAGGACCAAAATGATTGCCATCGCATGGCAATCGCAATGGCCTGTTGAAGTAATTGTGTGTAACTTATACCAATAACTGTTAGATTTTGcccaaatattcatgaaattccTCAGTTTTCGGAATATCGGATTCCCGGAGAAGAGAGAATTCTCGGGCATCGCTGACGCTAATTTGAAAGTAGATAGGTTACTGGATCTTTTGGTGCCATCGAAATTGAATGAAAATCACAAGAATTTACAAGATATAAGAATTTTGAGCACAAAACGGTTAAAGTCAAAGGTTTCGTATCCGAAGAATTCTCATAACACGATTTTCACTCAAGAATCCCAGTCCCATATACAAgatatttttgaggattcttTCGTCAGGATTCCTTACTGCGGACGCTTTACGATTCCattgtgaggaatcctagggaatctatgcgaaaccTATGGGTGCGACTAACGTATATATGAGTTTattctaaccgggacgtcacccaagcaacaattgaaacataataaaaaaaaaaattgtgatcaattgttgcactaatgaaattccgaggtttaagaaacattttttgttactacgatgaaattgtaaagaaacaagcaacaactaaagtggcatcgctgcttcaaaaatcttcacaccaacaacgtaattcgcgaggttagatttgttgttgaaacgtataAACGGAATTTGAAAACCTagccttcactgaatagatctagtgggtggagcgtataggttgccaacgtgatgcttgcgagaaacaaaaaacaaacacacaaaaaaacttctaaaagttgctgtcatgttctaaagccatgtaacagcaacttttgctcgatcgttcgccttatatttgtttttgagatgaggttatttactgcgttgtaacttttgggtgcttggactagaagtcgtccaaaaagtgtgggtttCTAAACGAAatatgataaattgctttgaatttcatgatcacgctgaggtactgatgaattgaagaagcaaaattaaaaattggtaATGACCATTGCATTGGCATGACAAGGGaggcaatatttaaaactgagccttgaacttgcaatgcagcatttaccatgttgttatcaaattccatgcataagttcatacacattgcggtttcattcttgaaacttgtgttgaaacaacgaaaatgttacaaaaactaaaaaaatctaataCCGCGAGAGTCATTTTCATTTGTTAACCATCAGTTACACGATTGTTTGGTCAATATCAATTCCAGACATAGGTTTTGTATACTTCTAAAGTGAAATTACCAAGATACAGGATTAAATTAGGAATTAACTTTCTCAGAAAcgcattttgattcaaaatgggAGCAAGTTTACCGTCTCTCGTGATGAGTATATTGTTCTTTATGATGTTGGTTAGATTCTTCAATTTCATCTGGAAAAGAGATAGACACATTATGATAATCAGTCTTATGCTATAcactcagtttttttacgctgggaatacgtacctcgtaaaaaaccacgttaaataCGCGGAAATCAAATCTGCGttgaaaaaccgcggtaattcgaaatCCCGCGTAAGAAACATGGTTGATTCGAAAATGCGTCTAAAAATACGCGTTCAttcaaaataccgcgtaaaaaatatcctcgtaaaaaaccgcgtaaaaatattctGTACGGATCGCAGagacgattcctctcacgattctgtCGCCGAGTCGCCGAGATTCCTAAATTTGGATTCTTGAGGTTTTCCATAAGCGATTCGAACagattctgtccgtatcgcagaaacgattcctttcacgattcattTGGATTCTGTAGGATTCTTGAGAAGGTTTTCCATATGCGATTCTTATAGATTCTGttcgtatcgcagaaacgattcctctcacgattcgtTTGGATTTTTGAGGATTCTTGAAAAGGTTTCCCGTATGTGATTCGCACAGATTCTGtacgtatcgcagaaacgattcctctcgcgattccgtcaccgagttataggaatCCCGggaattcttactcaggattcttagCGTGTTAGTTAGGGTGGGATGGCTCGCAAGACCATCCTTTCTTGAATAAatttcctcgaatacttaaccaagaAGGACTAGTCTTcgacccggaagagatggctgacaaatcacgggttggatggctcaatctcaccccggctgacagtagttttaaaattattgttatattattctattatatGTATTATTATgtgatttaaaattgtttttgttattCTGAAATGCTTCTTGAACGAAAAAATATTCCAGACCGATTCTTGAAAGATTCTGAAATAAATTAGACCGATCCTCAAATGATGACACTGGGAAGTGTTAGAAAAATGATTACATAATGACATcaaaatgatttgaaaatgattctggaacgattttaaaataattctagaatgattctaaaatgactccaaaatgattccaaactaattccaaaagtgttctcaaatgataaaaaaactgaaaagaatTCCATAACGTTTTTGAAAAGATCCTAAAACGATCATAAAAAGATTCTTACAAATTATTACAAAAATGAATACAAACTGATTCCAAAATAATGCTTTaataattaaccctctagtgcccaaagcCGCCAGCTTCAATAAATGGTTAAAAAGAGTTTATAATGGTTCATAGTGATTCTatcgaagcccgtctagaaattagcttggacactagagggttaagaacaGATGATAAATGATTCCAAAATTCTCGATTCTCGAATCAAAtctaaaatgattttaaa encodes:
- the LOC129723511 gene encoding farnesol dehydrogenase-like is translated as MDRWTGKVAVVTGASSGIGSATVKELIKAGMVVVGLARRVERVEALRSDLPAHSRERLHAVKCDISKEEDILNTFRWIEGKLGGVDVLINNAGVALGDFNLIDPGNTETIRKTLDTNVVGLVICSREAFQSMKKRSFDGHIVHINSVAGHVVPPLPRYNIYSASKFAVTAITETMRQEFRAEGTKVKVTSISPGAIDTEMLNPEFKAAGIPTLEAKDIAEAILYVLSTPPRVQVHELTIKPVGEGF